The following are encoded in a window of Glandiceps talaboti chromosome 5, keGlaTala1.1, whole genome shotgun sequence genomic DNA:
- the LOC144435034 gene encoding uncharacterized protein LOC144435034 isoform X2, which produces MTDMDGSKNTELTTIGEQVFAAECIQKKRIRKGTVEYLVKWKGWANRYNTWEPEHNILDPRLLQAYESRQSDCPISAVRRKKWKRSRIQSLPTEKHSNENVSRRDNRYSVSGHGNYLKKGHTTEDCDASSENIHGIGDNKRMKIRSKSTKGKVGDKICHNDSDENSVENNFEHMDVDDSDVFHQADEIVSKGAFKRKCENGGKKESARSRLCSVIRSTDSLKLKIVTAEKTPINNNNNNNNKQTNEKKECCLELNAQNGCTIAKQNGGNEQQTITTFETPLTPISEEDCFKDNTCSLDNKDEPILTPDCEIKPKRARFFDYMDDLGYMDWQPNRLRDNVTVTDVTTKSVTITIQECANVK; this is translated from the exons ATGACAGACATGGATGGCAGCAAAAACACGGAGCTAACGACCATCGGGGAGCAGGTCTTCGCCGCGGAATGTATACAGAAGAAGCGAATACGCAAG gGTACGGTTGAATACCTCGTCAAATGGAAAGGCTGGGCAAACAG ATACAATACCTGGGAACCGGAACATAACATATTGGACCCGCGATTACTGCAGGCGTATGAATCAAG ACAGTCTGATTGCCCCATCAGTGCCGTCCGAAGGAAGAAATGGAAAAGATCTCGAATTCAG TCTTTGCCAACAGAGAAGCATAGCAATGAAAACGTAAGCAGGCGAGATAATCGTTACTCAGTCTCAGGACATGGTAATTATTTGAAGAAAGGTCACACTACAGAGGATTGCGATGCAAGTTCCGAAAATATTCATGGAATTGGTGACAATAAACGGATGAAAATTAGAAGTAAATCCACCAAAGGCAAGGTTGGAGATAAAATATGCCACAATGACAGTGACGAGAATTCGgttgaaaataattttgagcATATGGATGTGGATGATAGCGATGTCTTTCATCAAGCTGACGAGATTGTGAGTAAAGGTGCATTCAAGAGAAAATGTGAGAACGGTGGCAAGAAAGAATCAGCGAGATCACGTCTATGCAGTGTTATTAGGTCTACCGATAgcttgaaattaaaaatagttACTGCCGAGAAAACGCccattaacaacaacaacaacaacaacaacaaacaaaccaacgaaAAGAAGGAGTGTTGCTTGGAATTGAACGCTCAAAATGGATGCACCATCGCTAAGCAAAATGGCGGTAATGAACAGCAGACGATAACTACATTCGAAACACCGTTGACACCGATTTCTGAAGAAGACTGTTTCAaagataatacatgtagcttgGATAACAAAGACGAGCCTATACTAACCCCGGATTGTGAAATTAAACCAAAAAGAGCGCGATTCTTCGATTATATGGATGATTTGGGATACATGGATTGGCAACCGAACAGACTTCGTGATAACGTGACAGTTACGGACGTGACTACGAAAAGTGTGACCATCACAATACAGGAATGCGCCAATGTGAAATGA
- the LOC144435034 gene encoding uncharacterized protein LOC144435034 isoform X1 yields MTDMDGSKNTELTTIGEQVFAAECIQKKRIRKGTVEYLVKWKGWANRYNTWEPEHNILDPRLLQAYESSRQSDCPISAVRRKKWKRSRIQSLPTEKHSNENVSRRDNRYSVSGHGNYLKKGHTTEDCDASSENIHGIGDNKRMKIRSKSTKGKVGDKICHNDSDENSVENNFEHMDVDDSDVFHQADEIVSKGAFKRKCENGGKKESARSRLCSVIRSTDSLKLKIVTAEKTPINNNNNNNNKQTNEKKECCLELNAQNGCTIAKQNGGNEQQTITTFETPLTPISEEDCFKDNTCSLDNKDEPILTPDCEIKPKRARFFDYMDDLGYMDWQPNRLRDNVTVTDVTTKSVTITIQECANVK; encoded by the exons ATGACAGACATGGATGGCAGCAAAAACACGGAGCTAACGACCATCGGGGAGCAGGTCTTCGCCGCGGAATGTATACAGAAGAAGCGAATACGCAAG gGTACGGTTGAATACCTCGTCAAATGGAAAGGCTGGGCAAACAG ATACAATACCTGGGAACCGGAACATAACATATTGGACCCGCGATTACTGCAGGCGTATGAATCAAG CAGACAGTCTGATTGCCCCATCAGTGCCGTCCGAAGGAAGAAATGGAAAAGATCTCGAATTCAG TCTTTGCCAACAGAGAAGCATAGCAATGAAAACGTAAGCAGGCGAGATAATCGTTACTCAGTCTCAGGACATGGTAATTATTTGAAGAAAGGTCACACTACAGAGGATTGCGATGCAAGTTCCGAAAATATTCATGGAATTGGTGACAATAAACGGATGAAAATTAGAAGTAAATCCACCAAAGGCAAGGTTGGAGATAAAATATGCCACAATGACAGTGACGAGAATTCGgttgaaaataattttgagcATATGGATGTGGATGATAGCGATGTCTTTCATCAAGCTGACGAGATTGTGAGTAAAGGTGCATTCAAGAGAAAATGTGAGAACGGTGGCAAGAAAGAATCAGCGAGATCACGTCTATGCAGTGTTATTAGGTCTACCGATAgcttgaaattaaaaatagttACTGCCGAGAAAACGCccattaacaacaacaacaacaacaacaacaaacaaaccaacgaaAAGAAGGAGTGTTGCTTGGAATTGAACGCTCAAAATGGATGCACCATCGCTAAGCAAAATGGCGGTAATGAACAGCAGACGATAACTACATTCGAAACACCGTTGACACCGATTTCTGAAGAAGACTGTTTCAaagataatacatgtagcttgGATAACAAAGACGAGCCTATACTAACCCCGGATTGTGAAATTAAACCAAAAAGAGCGCGATTCTTCGATTATATGGATGATTTGGGATACATGGATTGGCAACCGAACAGACTTCGTGATAACGTGACAGTTACGGACGTGACTACGAAAAGTGTGACCATCACAATACAGGAATGCGCCAATGTGAAATGA